The proteins below are encoded in one region of Amycolatopsis acidiphila:
- a CDS encoding alpha/beta hydrolase: protein MDAERDLPLWPGETDFPSVARLIRVHASAIRIDTVPVVLTATVIAVVFVVAVPWAWDRWRRRIPGRVGTTLLAVIAVVTACGLAVNASGSFYPTLGSLLGTSPNPEEGTVADAGPDGRDLGQTLATVGDRAASGHGSLLHVTVTGHRTGLTRDVDVYLPVGYTAPEWAGFRFPVLEWIPHFPGEPRQVATLYGLPDLLDREIGSHQMPPTVVIVPDPNGEPRLTHDSECVDAVHGAADDTYLSADLRGWALSRLRVRSDRQGWAIAGWSSGGYCALNLTARHPQWFSVAVSMSGYDTTPHDVETGDLFHGRDDIRHANDVSATLREHPSPVRLLVSADGAAADERAALERLRAAVAPPVELTTWVLPPAGHNLNAVRAELPAVLDWLDTQLGNPVKIGASPPGRTTIGDIPPWPLPDTGTPGSLHGTDTSL from the coding sequence GTGGACGCTGAGCGTGATCTACCTCTGTGGCCAGGGGAAACCGACTTCCCGTCCGTGGCTAGATTGATTCGCGTGCATGCCTCCGCCATCCGGATCGACACCGTTCCCGTCGTCCTGACCGCCACGGTCATCGCCGTCGTTTTTGTGGTCGCGGTGCCCTGGGCGTGGGACCGCTGGCGACGGCGGATCCCGGGTCGCGTCGGCACCACGCTGCTCGCGGTGATCGCGGTCGTGACGGCCTGCGGGCTGGCGGTCAACGCCTCGGGCAGCTTCTATCCCACTTTGGGATCGCTGCTCGGCACATCGCCGAACCCGGAGGAGGGCACCGTCGCCGACGCGGGCCCCGACGGCCGTGACCTCGGCCAGACGCTCGCGACTGTCGGAGATCGGGCGGCGAGCGGCCACGGTTCTCTGTTGCACGTGACCGTGACCGGTCACCGGACCGGTCTCACCCGGGACGTCGATGTCTACCTGCCGGTGGGCTATACAGCGCCGGAGTGGGCCGGCTTCCGGTTCCCCGTGCTGGAATGGATTCCGCACTTTCCTGGCGAGCCGAGACAGGTCGCGACGCTCTACGGGCTGCCGGACCTGCTCGACCGCGAGATCGGTAGCCACCAGATGCCTCCGACCGTGGTGATCGTGCCCGACCCCAACGGGGAGCCCCGGCTGACCCACGACTCCGAATGCGTCGACGCTGTGCACGGAGCCGCCGATGACACCTACCTCTCGGCCGACCTGCGCGGCTGGGCACTGAGCCGGCTGCGGGTGCGATCGGACCGCCAAGGCTGGGCGATCGCGGGCTGGTCCTCGGGCGGCTACTGCGCGCTGAACCTGACCGCCCGGCATCCGCAATGGTTTTCCGTGGCGGTCAGCATGAGCGGTTACGACACCACGCCTCACGACGTGGAGACCGGCGACCTCTTCCACGGCCGCGACGACATCCGGCATGCCAACGACGTCTCGGCCACTTTGCGCGAGCACCCCTCGCCGGTGCGGCTGCTCGTATCCGCGGACGGGGCCGCCGCGGACGAACGGGCAGCCCTGGAACGCCTGCGCGCGGCGGTCGCTCCGCCGGTGGAGCTCACGACGTGGGTGCTGCCGCCCGCCGGCCACAATCTGAACGCGGTCCGTGCCGAGCTTCCAGCGGTGCTGGACTGGCTCGATACACAGCTGGGTAACCCGGTGAAGATCGGGGCCTCGCCACCTGGCCGCACCACGATCGGGGACATCCCGCCGTGGCCACTGCCCGACACCGGAACACCGGGAAGCCTGCACGGCACCGATACCAGTCTGTAG
- a CDS encoding acetate uptake transporter family protein gives MTRSVTPADGERRGGDVTEYSFWHEHTHLHLSPVEVPSILGLFGFAVSTFMVAANLGGWYGNDTTAPLMLAPFAFTFGGIAQLLAAMRVLPGP, from the coding sequence ATGACCCGGAGTGTGACGCCGGCAGACGGCGAGCGCAGAGGCGGGGACGTGACGGAGTACTCGTTCTGGCATGAACACACCCACCTCCACCTCAGCCCCGTCGAGGTCCCCTCGATCCTCGGGCTGTTCGGGTTCGCGGTCTCCACGTTCATGGTCGCCGCCAACCTGGGCGGCTGGTACGGCAACGACACGACGGCCCCGCTGATGCTGGCGCCATTCGCGTTCACGTTCGGCGGTATCGCGCAGCTCCTCGCAGCCATGCGGGTCCTACCGGGCCCGTGA